One segment of Mycolicibacterium neworleansense DNA contains the following:
- a CDS encoding amino acid adenylation domain-containing protein, translated as MTADPGRTLSSIAVRSELEELDEWGNRAALNGAVPVPVSIPALFLEQVVRHPDAVAVSFGVSAMSYRGLDAASNRLAHLLIERGVGPGQRVALLFARSVEAVVAILGVLKTGAAYVPIDPSVPDARLDFVLADSGSAVVVTTADLVDRLGGCGLTVIDVDDRAVYSQPATALVVGPSPDDVAYVIYTSGTTGVPKGVAVAHRNVARLLDAIDRDVELSAGQVWTQCHSLAFDFSVWEIFGALLHGGRLVVVSESVTRSAEEFHALLVAEHVSVLSQTPSAFYALQAVDAVQPENRLALEVVVFGGEALEPSRLSPWLAEHPGLPRLINMYGITETTVHASVREITAADVGNAVSPIGVPLADLAFFVLDGWLRAVPAGVVGELYVAGAGLGYGYVGRPGLSASRFVACPCRRGCGCIAPGIWCRGAPMGSCGIWVGPMSRSRSVAIGSSWVRFSLR; from the coding sequence ATGACTGCGGACCCGGGACGAACCCTTTCCTCGATCGCTGTCCGCAGTGAACTCGAGGAGCTGGATGAGTGGGGTAATCGGGCTGCCTTGAATGGGGCGGTCCCGGTGCCGGTGTCGATCCCGGCCTTGTTCCTTGAGCAGGTGGTTCGTCATCCGGATGCGGTGGCGGTCAGTTTTGGTGTTAGTGCGATGTCGTATCGGGGGTTGGATGCGGCTTCGAATCGGTTGGCGCATCTGCTGATCGAGCGGGGTGTGGGGCCTGGGCAGCGGGTGGCGTTGTTGTTCGCGCGGTCGGTTGAGGCGGTCGTGGCGATCTTGGGGGTGCTGAAAACTGGTGCGGCGTATGTGCCGATTGATCCTTCGGTGCCTGATGCGCGGCTGGATTTCGTGTTGGCCGATTCTGGGTCGGCGGTCGTGGTGACGACGGCCGATTTGGTTGATCGGTTGGGTGGGTGTGGGTTGACGGTGATCGATGTCGATGATCGTGCGGTCTACAGTCAGCCGGCTACGGCGTTGGTAGTGGGGCCGTCGCCGGACGATGTTGCGTATGTGATTTACACCTCGGGGACGACGGGTGTGCCTAAGGGTGTGGCGGTTGCGCATCGGAATGTGGCGCGGTTGCTGGATGCGATCGATCGTGATGTGGAGTTGTCGGCGGGTCAGGTGTGGACGCAGTGTCATTCGTTGGCTTTCGACTTCTCGGTGTGGGAGATTTTCGGCGCACTGCTGCATGGTGGTCGGTTGGTGGTGGTGTCTGAGTCGGTGACGCGTTCGGCTGAGGAGTTCCACGCGTTGCTGGTTGCTGAGCATGTGAGTGTGTTGAGTCAGACGCCGTCGGCGTTTTATGCGTTGCAGGCGGTGGATGCGGTCCAGCCGGAGAATCGGCTGGCGCTGGAGGTCGTGGTGTTCGGCGGGGAGGCGCTGGAGCCGTCGCGTCTGAGTCCGTGGTTGGCCGAGCATCCGGGGCTGCCGCGGTTGATCAATATGTACGGGATCACCGAGACGACGGTGCATGCCTCGGTGCGGGAGATCACCGCTGCCGATGTCGGGAACGCGGTCAGCCCGATCGGTGTGCCGTTGGCGGATCTGGCGTTTTTTGTGCTGGATGGCTGGTTGCGTGCGGTGCCTGCGGGTGTGGTGGGCGAGTTGTATGTCGCTGGTGCGGGTTTGGGATACGGCTATGTGGGTCGGCCTGGGTTGAGCGCGTCACGGTTTGTTGCGTGTCCGTGTCGGCGGGGATGCGGATGTATCGCACCGGGGATCTGGTGTCGTGGGGCGCCGATGGGCAGTTGCGGTATCTGGGTCGGGCCGATGAGCAGGTCAAGATCCGTGGCTATCGGATCGAGTTGGGTGAGATTCAGTCTGCGTTGA
- a CDS encoding MbtH family protein, whose protein sequence is MSINPFDDDNGSFFVLINDEEQHSLWPAFADVPAGWRVVYGEANRAACLEWIEQQWADIRPKSLRERLAQGRTVDQ, encoded by the coding sequence GTGAGTATCAATCCATTCGACGACGACAACGGCAGTTTTTTCGTCTTGATCAACGACGAGGAGCAACACAGCTTGTGGCCGGCCTTCGCGGATGTCCCAGCTGGATGGCGGGTGGTCTACGGCGAGGCGAATCGCGCCGCGTGTCTGGAGTGGATCGAGCAACAATGGGCCGACATTCGGCCGAAGAGTCTGCGAGAGAGGTTGGCACAGGGTCGGACCGTTGATCAGTAG